One Pseudoxanthomonas sp. genomic window, GGTCCTCGCGCTTGGCGGGATCGGTGTGCTCCTGCAGGAACTCACGGTAGGAATCGACCTGGATGGCCAGCAGGAATGGGACCTCGAGGATCGACCGCTGCTTGCCGAAATCCTTGCGGATGCGCTTCTTTTCGGTGAACGAATATGTCGTCATGTGACTGTGCCTCTGGCAGCGTGGGGCGCGCGTCCGCGACCGCACGGGGGACATTCTTTCGAACGGGGGAATTTCCAGTTGGAAGTCGCTGGTATTGCCGGCACCAGCACGCCTTCTGCCGCTACTTCCAACTACAAACTCGCGTTTACATCGCTACGCGTTGAAACGACCGAAGGCCAGGGGCTTTCGCCCCCGGCCTCGGGTTGTCGCCTGAGTGAACCGGCGACGGATACGACTTACTTGACTTCGACGCTCGCACCAGCGGCTTCGAGATCCTTCTTGAACTTGTCGGCATCTTCCTTCGACACGCCTTCCTTCAGCACGCCACCGGCCTCGGTGAGGTCCTTGGCTTCCTTCAGGCCCAGGCCGGTGATGGCGCGGACGGCCTTGATGACGTCGACCTTCTTGGCACCGGCGTCCTTCAGGACGATGGTGAACTCGGTCTGCTCTTCGACCGGGGCGGCAGCGGCGGCCGGGCCGGCAGCAGCGGCGACCGGGGCGGCGGCGGAGACGCCGAACTTCTCTTCGATGGCCTTGACCAGCTCCATCACTTCCATCAAGGTCTTGCCGGCAATGGCGTCGACGATCTGTTCGTTGGAAAGGGACATTGTGTTTACCTTTGGAAATTATCTGGGATTAGGGTTCGTAGAACCG contains:
- the rplL gene encoding 50S ribosomal protein L7/L12 — translated: MSLSNEQIVDAIAGKTLMEVMELVKAIEEKFGVSAAAPVAAAAGPAAAAAPVEEQTEFTIVLKDAGAKKVDVIKAVRAITGLGLKEAKDLTEAGGVLKEGVSKEDADKFKKDLEAAGASVEVK